The following proteins come from a genomic window of Megalops cyprinoides isolate fMegCyp1 chromosome 6, fMegCyp1.pri, whole genome shotgun sequence:
- the chl1b gene encoding neural cell adhesion molecule L1-like protein isoform X5, translated as MRLPLDAGVAVLLGVVSSISIFHFACALDIPLEVEQLPTITAQSPSSLIAFPFDESFSMKCEAKGNPEPKYRWTKNGHEFDPYQDARLIKDGNSGTFVIPNKGNLIQYQGKYRCYAFNELGTAISEEIEFIVPLVPKFPKEKIDPIVVEEGQSFILECNPPKGIPPLQIYWMTLGLQHIEQDERVSMGLNGNLYFSNAQLKDSRTDYCCYAAFPRIRTIVQKTAMSVIVRSTNKILERKPSLLMPPRGQTEISLVHGDKLELECIAEGFPTPSIEWIKIGERLTDRASVDNHGKLLTIPGVHGDDEGKYMCKAKNPHGEAVHYFHVTVEAPPRWLSEPEDQLATIGSDVYIKCMVSGLPQPTITWTVNGQLLKDAPASNRKVLEDTIFLHNVKANDSAVYQCEASNRHGTLLANANIMVMNLPPMILTEDYQEYAAVQGKSVVMHCKVFSSPPSTISWTKDDTTNSVEGPRVTVHENGSLEIHSVEKEDMGQYSCFATNTEGKFAITAILDIKDPTRIVEPPQDLRILRGTTAQFSCQAEYDRSFRGDLEILWQKDDAEIVFNHTENAGYLVEDGILQIINVSHKDQGKYVCIARTPLDEDTASAQLIVLDVPDAPEDVTLFEHKNRSVKLKWIPGDDHNSPTNEFIIEYEENQWEPGRWKELLRVPGNHAWALLKLHGHVNYQFHVSAVNAIGKGAPSEPTERYRTPPTAPDKNPENIKIEGHLPHEMDIIWEPLLPIEHNGPGLEYKVSYRRLGVDEDWKEQVVKRHSFIVKNTPTFVPYEIKIQSHNHQGWGPKPKVVTGYSGEDFPAAAPDDVAVEVLNSSLIKVSWTRVHKDKLHGHLGGYRVNWWRLRSLLNSENVHGEKQSLTFPGDRNHGMVPGLKPFSEYSLTVMAFNGRGNGPGSHPVTFRTPEGVPEKNPILRATNAQKDSITLVWAPPLEANGIHTGYLLQYQLINDTADVGEMHTVNITSPNTSRWVLESLEPLSRYKFYLRSCTRVGCGPPVSEEGSTVLEAHVSSSTAVAPTVDLRQSSTQPSPSTPISPVANATLSSLVPILYNISSSVSDNFAKISWILGNEQKETEFYVAYMNNRKGNWKISEAVNTSKSFHIIEGLEPGTVYTVRLMTKNWVDNSSIFEDVIRTRGTGLASIHGGISTQGWFIGLMCAVALLTLIALIACFINRNKGGKYSVKEKEDLHPDLESQGINDDTFCEYSDNDEKPLKGSLESLGGDIKAADSGDSLVDYGEEDGQFNEDGSFIGEYAGRKERGSMEVKGTTQITA; from the exons ATGAGGTTGCCGCTGGACGCTGGCGTGGCTGTCCTTTTGGGCGTGGTTTCTAGCATCAGCATCTTTCACTTTGCCTGTGCCCTTGACATCCCTCTGGAGG TTGAGCAGCTGCCCACCATCACTGCGCAGTCTCCCAGCTCTCTGATCGCATTCCCTTTTGACGAGAGCTTCTCCATGAAATGTGAGGCCAAAGGCAACCCTGAGCCAAA ATACCGATGGACAAAAAATGGCCATGAGTTTGACCCATACCAGGATGCCAGACTGATAAAAGACGGAAACTCTGGGACATTTGTGATCCCAAATAAAGGAAACCTCATTCAGTACCAGGGAAAGTACCGCTGTTACGCCTTCAATGAACTGGGAACAGCCATATCTGAGGAGATTGAATTCATTGTGCCCC TTGTTCCGAAGTTCCCAAAGGAGAAGATTGATCCGATTGTAGTGGAGGAAGGTCAGTCATTCATTCTGGAATGCAACCCCCCCAAAGGTATACCTCCACTCCAGATCTACTGGATGACCTTAG GTCTCCAGCACATTGAACAGGATGAGAGAGTGTCAATGGGCCTCAATGGAAACCTCTACTTTTCCAACGCGCAGCTGAAGGACAGCCGCACAGACTACTGCTGCTACGCTGCCTTCCCCAGGATACGAACCATCGTACAGAAAACCGCTATGTCCGTAATCGTCCGAAGCA caaacaaaatccTTGAGAGAAAACCCAGTCTTCTGATGCCGCCTCGTGGCCAGACAGAGATAAGTCTAGTGCACGGGGACAAGCTGGAGCTAGAATGCATTGCAGAGGGATT TCCAACTCCGAGCATTGAATGGATTAAAATTGGAGAGAGGCTGACTGACCGAGCAAGTGTGGATAACCATGGAAAACTCCTGACAATACCCGGGGTCCACGGGGACGATGAGGGCAAATACATGTGCAAGGCCAAGAACCCCCACGGTGAAGCTGTCCACTACTTTCATGTGACAGTTGAAG CGCCTCCCAGGTGGTTGTCTGAGCCAGAGGACCAGTTGGCTACAATTGGCTCGGATGTGTACATTAAGTGCATGGTCTCAGGTTTACCTCAGCCCACCATCACGTGGACAGTGAATGGACAGCTTCTCAAGG atgcccCAGCATCCAACAGAAAAGTGCTTGAAGACACCATTTTTCTGCACAACGTCAAAGCTAATGACAGTGCAGTGTATCAGTGTGAAGCATCCAACAGGCATGGCACCCTCCTGGCCAATGCCAATATCATGGTCATGA ACCTCCCCCCTATGATCCTGACAGAAGATTATCAGGAGTATGCAGCGGTGCAGGGGAAGAGTGTTGTCATGCACTGCAAGGTCTTCAGCTCTCCGCCCTCCACCATCTCCTG GACCAAGGATGACACTACAAATTCTGTAGAGGGCCCCAGAGTCACTGTTCATGAGAATGGCTCATTGGAGATCCACAGTGTTGAAAAGGAGGACATGGGACAATATTCTTGTTTCGCTACGAACACTGAAGGCAAATTTGCCATCACTGCCATCTTGGAtataaaag ATCCTACACGAATAGTGGAGCCACCTCAAGACCTGCGCATTTTGAGAGGCACCACCGCCCAGTTTTCATGCCAGGCTGAATACGACAGGTCCTTTCGAGGTGACCTTGAAATACTGTGGCAGAAAGATGACGCAGAGATAGTTTTCAACCACACTGAGAATGCTGG GTACCTTGTGGAGGACGGGATTTTGCAGATCATCAACGTGAGCCATAAAGACCAGGGCAAGTACGTGTGCATAGCCAGAACCCCACTGGATGAGGACACAGCCTCTGCACAGCTCATTGTGCTTG ATGTCCCCGATGCCCCAGAGGACGTGACGCTGTTCGAGCATAAGAACAGGAGCGTGAAACTGAAATGGATCCCTGGGGATGACCACAACAGCCCCACAAATG AGTTCATTATCGAATATGAGGAGAACCAGTGGGAGCCGGGGCGGTGGAAAGAACTGCTGAGGGTTCCAGGAAACCATGCCTGGGCGCTCCTCAAATTGCATGGCCATGTCAACTACCAATTCCATGTGTCTGCTGTCAATGCCATTGGGAAAGGAGCACCCAGTGAGCCGACAGAAAGATACAGGACTCCTCCCACAG CTCCAGACAAGAAccctgaaaatataaaaattgaaGGTCATTTGCCCCATGAAATGGATATTATCTGGGAG CCACTGCTTCCCATCGAGCACAATGGCCCTGGTTTGGAGTACAAGGTGAGCTACAGACGCCTGGGTGTAGACGAGGACTGGAAAGAGCAAGTGGTCAAAAGGCATTCCTTCATTGTGAAGAACACCCCCACCTTCGTCCCTTATGAGATAAAGATCCAGTCTCACAATCACCAGGGTTGGGGACCGAAGCCCAAAGTGGTGACAGGCTACTCAGGGGAGGACT TTCCTGCTGCAGCCCCAGATGATGTAGCTGTGGAGGTGCTGAACAGCTCCTTGATCAAGGTCAGCTGGACGCGTGTTCACAAGGACAAGCTGCACGGGCACTTGGGAGGATACAGG GTCAACTGGTGGAGGCTACGAAGCCTGTTGAACTCGGAGAACGTCCATGGGGAAAAGCAGTCACTAACATTTCCTGGGGACAGGAATCATGGGATGGTCCCAGGCCTGAAGCCTTTCTCTGAGTACAGCCTGACTGTCATGGCTTTTAATGGGAGGGGGAACGGTCCCGGTAGCCACCCTGTCACCTTCAGGACTCCAGAGGGAG TTCCTGAGAAAAACCCTATTCTGAGGGCCACCAATGCCCAGAAGGATTCCATCACACTGGTCTGGGCACCTCCTCTGGAAGCCAACGGCATCCACACAGGGTACCTCCTACAGTACCAGCTGA TCAATGACACTGCGGACGTAGGAGAGATGCACACTGTGAACATCACCAGTCCCAACACAAGCAGATGGGTGCTGGAGAGCCTGGAGCCTCTCAGCAGGTACAAGTTCTACCTGCGATCCTGCACCAGAGTGGGCTGCGGTCCCCCAGTTAGTGAGGAGGGCTCCACCGTTCTGGAAGCAC ATGTCTCTTCTTCTACAGCTGTGGCACCTACTGTCGACCTCA GGCAGTCCTCCACACAGCCCTCTCCAAGTACCCCCATATCTCCTGTGGCCAATGCCACACTTTCTTCTTTAG TCCCGATCCTGTACAATATTAGCTCTTCCGTTAGTGACAACTTTGCAAAAATCAGCTGGATTCTGGGGAACGAGCAAAAGGAGACAGAGTTTTATGTTGCGTATATGAACAACC GTAAAGGTAACTGGAAGATTTCAGAGGCAGTAAACACGTCTAAGAGTTTCCACATCATTGAGGGGCTCGAACCTGGGACTGTGTATACAGTGCGGCTTATGACTAAGAACTGGGTTGATAATTCTAGTATTTTTGAAGATGTTATCAGGACCAGAGGGACAG GATTGGCCAGCATACATGGTGGAATATCTACACAGGGCTGGTTTATCGGGTTAATGTGTGCGGTGGCCCTCCTCACTCTTATCGCGCTAATCGCCTGCTTCATCAACAGGAACAAAGGGGGGAAGTATTCAG tgaaagagaaggaagacCTTCATCCAGACCTGGAGTCCCAGGGCATCAACGATGACACTTTTTGTGAATACAG TGACAATGACGAGAAGCCACTGAAAGGAAGCCTTGAGTCTCTCGGTGGGGACATTAAAGCTGCCGACAGCGGGGACAGTCTAGTAGACTATGGAGAGGAGGATGGCCAGTTTAATGAGGACGGGTCGTTCATCGGCGAGTATGCAGGGCGCAAGGAGAGGGGATCCATGGAAGTCAAAGGAACGACTCAAATCACAGCCTGA
- the chl1b gene encoding neural cell adhesion molecule L1-like protein isoform X8, producing MRLPLDAGVAVLLGVVSSISIFHFACALDIPLEVLDHVNIEQLPTITAQSPSSLIAFPFDESFSMKCEAKGNPEPKYRWTKNGHEFDPYQDARLIKDGNSGTFVIPNKGNLIQYQGKYRCYAFNELGTAISEEIEFIVPLVPKFPKEKIDPIVVEEGQSFILECNPPKGIPPLQIYWMTLGLQHIEQDERVSMGLNGNLYFSNAQLKDSRTDYCCYAAFPRIRTIVQKTAMSVIVRSTKSISDSESDSDDGANKILERKPSLLMPPRGQTEISLVHGDKLELECIAEGFPTPSIEWIKIGERLTDRASVDNHGKLLTIPGVHGDDEGKYMCKAKNPHGEAVHYFHVTVEAPPRWLSEPEDQLATIGSDVYIKCMVSGLPQPTITWTVNGQLLKDAPASNRKVLEDTIFLHNVKANDSAVYQCEASNRHGTLLANANIMVMNLPPMILTEDYQEYAAVQGKSVVMHCKVFSSPPSTISWTKDDTTNSVEGPRVTVHENGSLEIHSVEKEDMGQYSCFATNTEGKFAITAILDIKDPTRIVEPPQDLRILRGTTAQFSCQAEYDRSFRGDLEILWQKDDAEIVFNHTENAGYLVEDGILQIINVSHKDQGKYVCIARTPLDEDTASAQLIVLDVPDAPEDVTLFEHKNRSVKLKWIPGDDHNSPTNEFIIEYEENQWEPGRWKELLRVPGNHAWALLKLHGHVNYQFHVSAVNAIGKGAPSEPTERYRTPPTAPDKNPENIKIEGHLPHEMDIIWEPLLPIEHNGPGLEYKVSYRRLGVDEDWKEQVVKRHSFIVKNTPTFVPYEIKIQSHNHQGWGPKPKVVTGYSGEDFPAAAPDDVAVEVLNSSLIKVSWTRVHKDKLHGHLGGYRVNWWRLRSLLNSENVHGEKQSLTFPGDRNHGMVPGLKPFSEYSLTVMAFNGRGNGPGSHPVTFRTPEGVPEKNPILRATNAQKDSITLVWAPPLEANGIHTGYLLQYQLINDTADVGEMHTVNITSPNTSRWVLESLEPLSRYKFYLRSCTRVGCGPPVSEEGSTVLEARLASIHGGISTQGWFIGLMCAVALLTLIALIACFINRNKGGKYSVKEKEDLHPDLESQGINDDTFCEYSDNDEKPLKGSLESLGGDIKAADSGDSLVDYGEEDGQFNEDGSFIGEYAGRKERGSMEVKGTTQITA from the exons ATGAGGTTGCCGCTGGACGCTGGCGTGGCTGTCCTTTTGGGCGTGGTTTCTAGCATCAGCATCTTTCACTTTGCCTGTGCCCTTGACATCCCTCTGGAGG TTTTAGATCACGTAAACA TTGAGCAGCTGCCCACCATCACTGCGCAGTCTCCCAGCTCTCTGATCGCATTCCCTTTTGACGAGAGCTTCTCCATGAAATGTGAGGCCAAAGGCAACCCTGAGCCAAA ATACCGATGGACAAAAAATGGCCATGAGTTTGACCCATACCAGGATGCCAGACTGATAAAAGACGGAAACTCTGGGACATTTGTGATCCCAAATAAAGGAAACCTCATTCAGTACCAGGGAAAGTACCGCTGTTACGCCTTCAATGAACTGGGAACAGCCATATCTGAGGAGATTGAATTCATTGTGCCCC TTGTTCCGAAGTTCCCAAAGGAGAAGATTGATCCGATTGTAGTGGAGGAAGGTCAGTCATTCATTCTGGAATGCAACCCCCCCAAAGGTATACCTCCACTCCAGATCTACTGGATGACCTTAG GTCTCCAGCACATTGAACAGGATGAGAGAGTGTCAATGGGCCTCAATGGAAACCTCTACTTTTCCAACGCGCAGCTGAAGGACAGCCGCACAGACTACTGCTGCTACGCTGCCTTCCCCAGGATACGAACCATCGTACAGAAAACCGCTATGTCCGTAATCGTCCGAAGCA CCAAGTCTATTAGTGACTCTGAGTCCGATAGCGATGATGGTG caaacaaaatccTTGAGAGAAAACCCAGTCTTCTGATGCCGCCTCGTGGCCAGACAGAGATAAGTCTAGTGCACGGGGACAAGCTGGAGCTAGAATGCATTGCAGAGGGATT TCCAACTCCGAGCATTGAATGGATTAAAATTGGAGAGAGGCTGACTGACCGAGCAAGTGTGGATAACCATGGAAAACTCCTGACAATACCCGGGGTCCACGGGGACGATGAGGGCAAATACATGTGCAAGGCCAAGAACCCCCACGGTGAAGCTGTCCACTACTTTCATGTGACAGTTGAAG CGCCTCCCAGGTGGTTGTCTGAGCCAGAGGACCAGTTGGCTACAATTGGCTCGGATGTGTACATTAAGTGCATGGTCTCAGGTTTACCTCAGCCCACCATCACGTGGACAGTGAATGGACAGCTTCTCAAGG atgcccCAGCATCCAACAGAAAAGTGCTTGAAGACACCATTTTTCTGCACAACGTCAAAGCTAATGACAGTGCAGTGTATCAGTGTGAAGCATCCAACAGGCATGGCACCCTCCTGGCCAATGCCAATATCATGGTCATGA ACCTCCCCCCTATGATCCTGACAGAAGATTATCAGGAGTATGCAGCGGTGCAGGGGAAGAGTGTTGTCATGCACTGCAAGGTCTTCAGCTCTCCGCCCTCCACCATCTCCTG GACCAAGGATGACACTACAAATTCTGTAGAGGGCCCCAGAGTCACTGTTCATGAGAATGGCTCATTGGAGATCCACAGTGTTGAAAAGGAGGACATGGGACAATATTCTTGTTTCGCTACGAACACTGAAGGCAAATTTGCCATCACTGCCATCTTGGAtataaaag ATCCTACACGAATAGTGGAGCCACCTCAAGACCTGCGCATTTTGAGAGGCACCACCGCCCAGTTTTCATGCCAGGCTGAATACGACAGGTCCTTTCGAGGTGACCTTGAAATACTGTGGCAGAAAGATGACGCAGAGATAGTTTTCAACCACACTGAGAATGCTGG GTACCTTGTGGAGGACGGGATTTTGCAGATCATCAACGTGAGCCATAAAGACCAGGGCAAGTACGTGTGCATAGCCAGAACCCCACTGGATGAGGACACAGCCTCTGCACAGCTCATTGTGCTTG ATGTCCCCGATGCCCCAGAGGACGTGACGCTGTTCGAGCATAAGAACAGGAGCGTGAAACTGAAATGGATCCCTGGGGATGACCACAACAGCCCCACAAATG AGTTCATTATCGAATATGAGGAGAACCAGTGGGAGCCGGGGCGGTGGAAAGAACTGCTGAGGGTTCCAGGAAACCATGCCTGGGCGCTCCTCAAATTGCATGGCCATGTCAACTACCAATTCCATGTGTCTGCTGTCAATGCCATTGGGAAAGGAGCACCCAGTGAGCCGACAGAAAGATACAGGACTCCTCCCACAG CTCCAGACAAGAAccctgaaaatataaaaattgaaGGTCATTTGCCCCATGAAATGGATATTATCTGGGAG CCACTGCTTCCCATCGAGCACAATGGCCCTGGTTTGGAGTACAAGGTGAGCTACAGACGCCTGGGTGTAGACGAGGACTGGAAAGAGCAAGTGGTCAAAAGGCATTCCTTCATTGTGAAGAACACCCCCACCTTCGTCCCTTATGAGATAAAGATCCAGTCTCACAATCACCAGGGTTGGGGACCGAAGCCCAAAGTGGTGACAGGCTACTCAGGGGAGGACT TTCCTGCTGCAGCCCCAGATGATGTAGCTGTGGAGGTGCTGAACAGCTCCTTGATCAAGGTCAGCTGGACGCGTGTTCACAAGGACAAGCTGCACGGGCACTTGGGAGGATACAGG GTCAACTGGTGGAGGCTACGAAGCCTGTTGAACTCGGAGAACGTCCATGGGGAAAAGCAGTCACTAACATTTCCTGGGGACAGGAATCATGGGATGGTCCCAGGCCTGAAGCCTTTCTCTGAGTACAGCCTGACTGTCATGGCTTTTAATGGGAGGGGGAACGGTCCCGGTAGCCACCCTGTCACCTTCAGGACTCCAGAGGGAG TTCCTGAGAAAAACCCTATTCTGAGGGCCACCAATGCCCAGAAGGATTCCATCACACTGGTCTGGGCACCTCCTCTGGAAGCCAACGGCATCCACACAGGGTACCTCCTACAGTACCAGCTGA TCAATGACACTGCGGACGTAGGAGAGATGCACACTGTGAACATCACCAGTCCCAACACAAGCAGATGGGTGCTGGAGAGCCTGGAGCCTCTCAGCAGGTACAAGTTCTACCTGCGATCCTGCACCAGAGTGGGCTGCGGTCCCCCAGTTAGTGAGGAGGGCTCCACCGTTCTGGAAGCAC GATTGGCCAGCATACATGGTGGAATATCTACACAGGGCTGGTTTATCGGGTTAATGTGTGCGGTGGCCCTCCTCACTCTTATCGCGCTAATCGCCTGCTTCATCAACAGGAACAAAGGGGGGAAGTATTCAG tgaaagagaaggaagacCTTCATCCAGACCTGGAGTCCCAGGGCATCAACGATGACACTTTTTGTGAATACAG TGACAATGACGAGAAGCCACTGAAAGGAAGCCTTGAGTCTCTCGGTGGGGACATTAAAGCTGCCGACAGCGGGGACAGTCTAGTAGACTATGGAGAGGAGGATGGCCAGTTTAATGAGGACGGGTCGTTCATCGGCGAGTATGCAGGGCGCAAGGAGAGGGGATCCATGGAAGTCAAAGGAACGACTCAAATCACAGCCTGA